From a region of the Phaseolus vulgaris cultivar G19833 chromosome 6, P. vulgaris v2.0, whole genome shotgun sequence genome:
- the LOC137833002 gene encoding isoleucine N-monooxygenase 1-like, translating to MDHYSIFLLSHLQLQVLWSPFIILVIFAITFLRGLGSHLLKKSKKQTLPLPPGPKPWPIIGNLPEMLANRPTFRWIHNLMKEMNTQIACIRLGNIHVIPITCPTIAREFLRKQDATFASRPTSITTSLISRGYLTTTLVPFGEQWKKMRRIVSNELLSTTIHHQFQHKRLQEADNLVFYIFNKCKNNVNNDVGLVNVRHVAQHYSCNVIKSLCFSRNHFGEGKKDGGPGLEEEEHVDAIFTLLKYIYDFSVSNYVPCLRGLDLDGHESKVKKAIQIINKYHDPIIDQRIKEWNDGSKTDREDFLDILISLKDANKNPVLTAEEIKAQIIELMMAAVDNPSNAVEWSLAEMINQPELLQQATKELDRVVGKERLVEESDIPKLNYVKACAREAFRLHPIAPFNVPHVSVKDTIVGKYLIPKGSHVVLSRQELGRNSKVWSDEALKFKPVRHLKSDVVLTEPDLNFISFSTGRRGCPAIMLGTTMTVILFARLLHSFTWTAPSNASRINLAESHHDILLAHPLLARPNPRLQPQLYTASNSPSSEIIF from the exons ATGGATCACTATTCTATCTTTTTGTTGTCCCACCTTCAACTTCAAGTCTTGTGGTCACCTTTCATCATTCTTGTAATTTTTGCCATAACCTTTCTCAGAGGCCTTGGATCTCACTTGTTGAAGAAATCCAAGAAACAAACACTTCCCTTGCCTCCAGGTCCCAAACCATGGCCTATCATCGGTAACCTTCCTGAAATGCTTGCAAATAGGCCTACATTCCGGTGGATACACAACCTCATGAAGGAAATGAACACCCAAATTGCATGTATTCGCCTAGGAAATATCCACGTTATCCCTATAACTTGTCCCACCATTGCTCGTGAATTCTTGAGAAAACAAGATGCTACTTTTGCTTCTAGACCCACAAGCATAACCACTTCTCTTATCAGTCGCGGATATCTCACCACAACCCTTGTACCCTTTGGGGAACAATGGAAGAAAATGAGAAGAATTGTTTCCAATGAGTTGCTGTCCACCACCATCCACCACCAATTTCAACATAAGAGGCTTCAAGAAGCCGACAACCTTGTGTTTTACATCTTCAACAAGTGCAAAAACAATGTCAACAATGATGTTGGCCTTGTAAATGTGCGGCACGTTGCGCAACACTATAGCTGCAATGTGATCAAAAGCTTGTGCTTTAGCAGGAATCACTTTGGGGAAGGTAAGAAGGATGGTGGGCCTGGTTTGGAGGAAGAGGAACATGTTGATGCCATTTTCACATTGCTAAAGTACATTTATGACTTCAGTGTTTCTAACTATGTTCCTTGCTTGAGAGGACTTGACTTGGATGGCCATGAGAGCAAGGTGAAGAAGGCAATACAAATCATCAACAAGTATCATGATCCCATCATTGACCAACGAATCAAAGAATGGAATGATGGGTCCAAGACTGATAGAGAAGATTTCCTTGATATTCTCATCTCACTCAAAGATGCCAACAAGAACCCAGTATTGACAGCAGAAGAAATCAAGGCACAAATCATC GAATTGATGATGGCTGCGGTGGATAATCCATCAAATGCAGTTGAATGGAGTCTGGCAGAGATGATAAACCAGCCTGAGTTGCTTCAACAAGCGACAAAAGAATTGGACAGGGTGGTGGGAAAAGAGAGACTAGTGGAAGAATCAGACATTCCAAAGCTGAACTACGTAAAAGCATGTGCAAGAGAAGCTTTTCGCCTTCACCCCATTGCACCTTTCAATGTTCCTCATGTTTCCGTGAAAGACACCATAGTGGGAAAGTACCTAATCCCAAAGGGGAGCCATGTGGTGTTAAGTAGACAAGAACTTGGACGAAACTCAAAAGTTTGGAGTGACGAAGCTTTGAAGTTCAAGCCAGTACGCCATCTTAAGAGTGATGTGGTTTTGACAGAACCAGATTTGAATTTCATATCATTCAGCACAGGTAGACGAGGTTGTCCAGCAATCATGCTTGGTACAACAATGACAGTGATCTTGTTTGCTCGGTTGCTTCATTCCTTCACTTGGACTGCACCATCCAATGCCTCACGCATCAACCTTGCTGAGAGCCACCATGATATACTTCTCGCTCACCCTCTTCTCGCACGCCCAAACCCAAGATTACAACCACAACTTTATACTGCGTCAAATTCTCCTTCCTCGgagataatattttag
- the LOC137832962 gene encoding uncharacterized protein: MNSMCRHPFADSIIGVPLSDKWKGFNKDRYDGTPDQDEHMDAYTMRMSMYTADDAVMCRVFPTSLKGGALTWFTKLPPDSVDSFATLMSKFETHFVTSCPHHLTSIALVGILQEKGESLRTFVDRFDKVAMSIRNLSMDVAMHHMLTALRPGPFADSLCMQSAASLDEK; encoded by the coding sequence ATGAATTCTATGTGCCGACACCCGTTTGCCGATTCTATCATCGGAGTTCCACTGTCGGACAAGTGGAAAGGCTTCAACAAGGATCGATATGACGGCACGCCCGACCAAGATGAGCACATGGATGCGTACACCATGCGCATGAGCATGTACACCGCTGATGATGCGGTCATGTGCCGAGTGTTTCCCACATCGCTAAAGGGAGGAGCTCTCACCTGGTTCACGAAGCTCCCTCCCGACTCCGTCGATAGCTTCGCGACGTTGATGTCCAAGTTCGAGACACATTTCGTCACAAGCTGTCCGCACCATCTGACCTCCATTGCCCTGGTTGGTATCCTCCAGGAGAAGGGGGAGTCTTTGAGAACCTTCGTCGATAGATTTGACAAGGTAGCGATGAGCATTCGGAACCTCAGCATGGACGTGGCCATGCACCATATGCTAACAGCCTTACGTCCGGGACCATTTGCTGATAGCCTCTGCATGCAGTCGGCCGCAAGCTTGGATGAGAAGTAG
- the LOC137830919 gene encoding membrane-associated progesterone-binding protein 4, giving the protein MSLKALATSPLSGITVLVVFLAFLLRFYIKFDTAERLFSGEELALFNGSDEGLPILLGILGSVFDVTKGKSHYGSGGGYNHFAGRDASRAFVSGNFTGDGLTDSLRGLSSTEVKSIVEWRDFYHKSYKYVGKLVGRYYDSQGNPTKYLKGVEAKAARGAQLLEKQKIEEAKQPSCNSRWSQDDGGEVWCDVGYPRLVQRPLEIALTGKMSKRCACFEDSKLDQPGLEVYEGCEYQATRCKV; this is encoded by the exons ATGTCGTTGAAGGCATTAGCAACCTCACCTCTTTCGGGGATCACTGTTTTGGTCGTTTTCCTCGCTTTCCTTCTCAGATTTTACATCAAATTCGACACTGCTGAG AGATTGTTCAGTGGCGAAGAGCTTGCATTGTTCAATGGATCGGACGAGGGGTTGCCAATCCTCCTGGGAATTCTTGG atcTGTGTTTGATGTAACCAAGGGAAAATCTCATTATGGGTCAGGAGGGGGCTACAATCATTTTGCTGGAAG GGATGCTTCTCGTGCATTTGTCTCTGGAAATTTCACAG GAGATGGTCTCACTGACTCATTGCGCGGTCTATCTAGCACTGAG GTGAAGAGTATTGTTGAATGGAGGGATTTCTACCACAAATCATATAA GTATGTTGGTAAGCTAGTTGGGCGATACTATGACAGCCAAGGGAATCCTACTAAGTATTTGAAAGGGGTGGAAGCCAAGGCTGCCAGAGGTGCACAGCTTCTGGAAAAGCAGAAAATTGAAGAGGCTAAACAACCGTCGTGCAATTCAAGATGGAGTCAAGACGACGGCGGTGAG GTATGGTGTGATGTTGGTTACCCTAGATTGGTACAGAGACCACTAGAGATTGCTTTGACAGGGAAGATGAGCAAGCGTTGTGCATGCTTTGAAGATTCAAAGCTGGATCAACCTGGTTTAGAGGTATATGAAGGGTGTGAATACCAAGCCACCAGGTGCAAAGTTTAA